In Oryzias melastigma strain HK-1 unplaced genomic scaffold, ASM292280v2 sc00573, whole genome shotgun sequence, a single window of DNA contains:
- the LOC118598440 gene encoding calpain-5-like — MGDQPFLHYRSVCMSCNLPKGRYVVIPSTYDPGLQGEFMLRIFTHEGSSCRELTEEEPKKENRQWNRLQQPDVHSNVQELPHINPK, encoded by the exons ATGGGAGACCAACCTTTCTTACATTACCGGTCAGTTTGCATGAGTTGCAACCTGCCCAAGGGCCGATACGTCGTCATCCCCTCCACCTATGATCCTGGTCTACAGGGAGAGTTCATGCTGCGAATTTTCACACATGAGGGCTCAAGCTGCCG TGAACTGACGGAAGAAgaaccaaaaaaggaaaaccg CCAGTGGAACCGACTCCAGCAGCCAGATGTCCACTCCAATGTCCAAGAACTCCCTCACATCAACCCCAAGTAG